The following are encoded together in the Streptomyces sp. NBC_01465 genome:
- a CDS encoding tyrosine-protein phosphatase, with the protein MNAIPATTVANLRDLGGLPLSGGRTVRPGLVLRSGQLDRLDTADDPAVAALDLATVVDFRTDAERADRPDRVPAGARLIVADVLSDTMREHGKLPAAQLKHILADPAVAERELGGGKAQAIFADTYRALVSSDSARTGYGTLLTELAAEDAGPLLFHCTAGKDRTGWAATVILGLLGADEETILTEYMAVNPAVRQAFAPFIEGFVAQGGEPEIALAIIGVVPEYLQAAYEEVDARYGSLEKYVTEGLGVPEEAVERIRTRLTAGV; encoded by the coding sequence ATGAACGCGATCCCCGCCACCACCGTCGCCAACCTCCGCGATCTGGGCGGCCTCCCGCTCTCCGGCGGCCGGACCGTACGCCCGGGACTCGTCCTGCGCTCGGGCCAGCTGGACCGCCTGGACACGGCCGACGACCCCGCCGTCGCGGCACTCGACCTCGCCACGGTCGTCGACTTCCGTACGGACGCGGAGCGCGCCGACCGTCCGGACCGGGTCCCCGCAGGCGCCCGTCTGATCGTCGCGGACGTGCTCTCGGACACGATGCGCGAGCACGGCAAGCTGCCGGCCGCGCAGCTCAAGCACATCCTGGCCGACCCGGCGGTCGCCGAGCGCGAGCTGGGCGGCGGCAAGGCACAGGCGATCTTCGCGGACACGTACCGCGCCCTGGTCTCGTCCGACTCGGCCAGGACCGGGTACGGCACGCTGCTGACGGAACTGGCCGCCGAGGACGCGGGCCCGCTGCTCTTCCACTGCACGGCGGGCAAGGACCGCACGGGCTGGGCGGCGACGGTGATTCTGGGGCTGCTCGGAGCGGACGAAGAGACGATCCTGACGGAGTACATGGCGGTCAACCCCGCGGTCCGCCAGGCGTTCGCCCCGTTCATCGAGGGCTTCGTGGCGCAGGGCGGGGAGCCGGAGATCGCGCTGGCGATCATCGGCGTGGTGCCGGAGTACCTCCAGGCCGCGTACGAGGAGGTCGACGCGCGCTACGGCTCGCTGGAGAAGTACGTGACCGAGGGCCTGGGCGTCCCGGAAGAGGCGGTGGAGCGCATCCGCACGCGGCTCACCGCGGGTGTCTGA